The genomic region TCCTGCCGATAAGTCAAAGAGACTTAAGCCGAAAGACAAAGTTGTTGGTGTTGCTCAAGAAGGTGAAGGCTTTGTTGATGTTGTCGGCTGGCGTTTAGATGACGTGGTTGACTTAATCAAGGGGCCTAAAGGCACAACAGTACGCTTGCAGGTTGAAAAGGGCGAAGATGATCCGCGCATTGAAGTGATTTCAATTGTGCGTGATACCATCAAGTTAGAAGATCGCGCTGCTAAATCAGACGTATATCAAGAGCAAGTATCTCCGGGGCAAGACCCTGCTACGGCGCAAAAGTTAGGGGTGATCACCATCCCGAGCTTTTACAACAAACTATCACGTGATGTCGCCATAGAAATCGACAAGCTGAAGAAGCAAAATGTAAAAGGTATTATTGTTGATTTACGTGGTAACGGTGGCGGTTCACTGGTTGAAGCAACGCTTCTTACCGGACTGTTTATCGACCAAGGTCCTGTGGTACAAGTTCGTGATGGCGCTAATCGTATCGATGTCAACAAAGACAACGATGGTGTTAGCTATTATGACGGCCCGCTTACCGTGTTGGTTGATCGTTACAGTGCATCAGCGTCAGAAATCTTTGCTGCAGCCTTGCAAGACTATGGGCGTGCGGTGATTATTGGCGAGCATACCTTCGGTAAAGGCACCGTACAGCAGCACCGAGGTTTAGGGCGTGTTTATGACTTGTACGATAATCCATTAGGTTCGATTCAATTTACTATCGCTAAGTTCTACCGGATAAATGGTGGTAGTACTCAGCACAAAGGTGTGATCCCTGATATTAAATTCCCATCGGCGATTGAGCCGAGTGAATGGGGTGAAAGCCGTGAAGAAAACGCCTTACCATGGGATAAAATAGCGAAGGCACAATATCGTCAAATTAACGACTTTAGCCAAGATATTCCTTACTTAGCGTCGTTGCATGAAGAGCGCATTAAGAATAACGCCGAGTTTAAATACTTAATGCAAGATATTGCTGATTACCGTGCCAATAAGGACGACAAATCGGTGTCGTTAAACTATGACGAACGTAAAGCTGAGCGTGAAGAAAACAAAATGAAACGTTTACAGCGCGCTAACTTGCGTTTGCAAGCGATGGGTAAAGACAAAATCGCCT from Thalassotalea sp. Sam97 harbors:
- the prc gene encoding carboxy terminal-processing peptidase — its product is MHKVCRIALAIAFSLSPVASATETQLVNKDELPTLTQEVQHKKASQRISATFARQHYKKFYFDDTLSSDVFDYYIKQLDYSRNVFLQSDIDAFERYRNSFDDMVTSGKLTPAYDIYNVNVKRRFERYQYALSLLENEFDFSIKEEYQFDREDMPYASNITELDEIWRKRVKYDALNLKLAGKDWSEIKKVLGKRYRYAMKRLTQGESEDVFQVVMNSFSRTVEPHTSYLSPRNAERFQMEMNLKLEGIGAVLRMEDDFTVIQSIVTGGPADKSKRLKPKDKVVGVAQEGEGFVDVVGWRLDDVVDLIKGPKGTTVRLQVEKGEDDPRIEVISIVRDTIKLEDRAAKSDVYQEQVSPGQDPATAQKLGVITIPSFYNKLSRDVAIEIDKLKKQNVKGIIVDLRGNGGGSLVEATLLTGLFIDQGPVVQVRDGANRIDVNKDNDGVSYYDGPLTVLVDRYSASASEIFAAALQDYGRAVIIGEHTFGKGTVQQHRGLGRVYDLYDNPLGSIQFTIAKFYRINGGSTQHKGVIPDIKFPSAIEPSEWGESREENALPWDKIAKAQYRQINDFSQDIPYLASLHEERIKNNAEFKYLMQDIADYRANKDDKSVSLNYDERKAEREENKMKRLQRANLRLQAMGKDKIASVDDIPEDLADLDPFLDEAANITFDLVEVGRIARK